CCCGTGACGcttgtcgcgcacggcccggTCGCtgcgagcaccgcgtcggcgggcggcgtgctgagCAGCGTGTCGCCGTACAATGTTCCCCAAGCCGAccttgcgctggcgctATTGTGCGACCTGCTTGTGCGCAATCCCACGCTGCGTGGCGACGAGATCGGTATCGTGACGCcgtacgaggcgcaggtccgcctgctgcagcgcatgctcgcggccggtgcgcccgCGCACGCGGTCCTGCCTGGCGAAGAGAGCCTGCCGCATCTAAgcgagcacgccgtgcatacgctcgccgccgccgatccccagcgtgccgcggaGCTCGCTGCGATTGAGGTGCACACGGTCGACGGTTTCGAGGGCCGCGAGAAGCCCGTGATGCTCTTTTCTACGGTCAagtcgggcggcggcgcgctgcgcggcaccgcggcgctccacgcggcgcttgcttcgccgagctgggcgagtgtcgcgccgctggccgacctgccgacgcagcgcggcggctaCGTGGGCTTCCTCGCCGATACGCGCCGCCTGAATGTCGCGCTGACGCGTGCGCAGTGCCAGCTCTTTTTGCTCGGCAacctcgacacgctgctctcggcgcggctcggaagcagcggcgagcaggcggtgGAGCACAGCGATGTGCACGCGATCCGCAAGTACGCGCGATggctccttgcgcaggacTACGTGCTGGACGTGGACGTGATCCATGAGCGACTGTTGGAGGAAGCGGTGGATTCCATACAGCTATAGGCTACCATTTACTTCTTCTCCTGGTGGAGCTGGGTGAGTATTAGAGGCACATacgtcgtcgacgaccttctgctgcttctcgagcgactcgcgGACTGGATTAGTTTCTTGTACATACGCTTCTGGAGCTTCTGCTTCTCCTGCTCAAGCACGTAGTAGTCCTCCGAGGCCTGTGCGTTAGTCAGAGGCACCTacctgctcgcgcttctTCCAGCCCTGGCTCTGGGCGGTGGCGCCGGCAGTGCCGTCGGAGCCGACGGGGTTGTCAGAGTACATGCGGATCGCAcccgacgcgcgcgtcaGGGCAGAACGGATAGGCAGGTTGGTGGTACGCAGGGCGAGCATCGTGGTGGGGGGCCCGACCGCGGCTCGGGTGGCGCGCCATGTGGCATTATCTCACGTGACGAGGGCCCGCTGGCGCCGGGCAAGGCCGGCCGAGGCGTGTTCCGTTACGATCTTGATCATGCTTGTTACGATCGCTCAGCGCTCTATGGCTTCGGTATGTGGTGACGACTAACAGCaggcgcgtgtcgccggTGTGCGTGCTCTGTCGTCTTCGGCTGTTGCCCGCAAGAGTAGGTTTTTATTTCCCGAGTGCTGACGCAGACATCGTCCAGGAGCTCTACCTGAAGGAGCTCCAGAACTTCGAGGCGCCCAAGAAGTCTGCGGACGCGCACAAGGGTGCGGTCCGTGAGTTCCAGCAGCCCGCTGCTCCCAAGCAGCCTGCCTCGGCGACTGCCTCGGAGATCACctcgcagctcgacgcctTCCAGGGCTACGAGCCGGACGCGGTCCCGGAGGCTGCGCgtggcgaggaggaggtcGCCGAGACCCAGGACGTGAACGCGTACCTTGCTGAGCTGCAGGCGGACCCCAAGCTCGAGGCCCACCACTAATCCTGCATAGGCTATAGAGGGAGTAGACTCGATCCACCCCGCGCGAGCATTGAGCCAGCGTACCGCAGCGTCGTGACACCGCCCGGAAAGTAGGCTGCGAGATaaaagagcagcgcgacgagctggatCAGCGCAAAGAGAAAGGTGACCAGGCGCCAGCGCGGCCCGAGCGCAAAGTAGAGCGTGCCGATCATCGACGAGACGTAGGCCACCGAAAACGGCAGGCGCCCCTGTGACATGAGGtgccgcagctgcgccatggGCCCCGAGAGCACGGCAAAGCTGCGTGAGtgagacgcgcgacgtaccctACCATGAACAGCACATTACCCAGGGTAAATGCGAGCGCAAATTTGTGtggccgcagcgcgaggatcggcggcgcaaggaagaagaaggagaaCAGGAAGCAGATCCCGCTCCCTGCCAGGCATGCAAGGAAGCCGAGGAACCTGGGTCAGtcgcgccacgcaccgCTCCCAGTGGCTGAGCGAGAGGTaggcctcctcctcgttcGAGCGCTCCGAGGACCGCAGAGGCACATAGCCCGACAGTCCGCTATTCAAGTACGACAAGAGCCCATTCGACTctgcgggcggcgccggcggcgcggtgtcGCGCCCCCACGTCCAGCCCGGCAGGCCGCTGGCGTAGTTCATGGCACGAGACAAGATCGGGCGATCGGGATGTACAGCATCGTCCTACGGGCTAATGGGtgtcgacctcgagctgcgtacCGCGGCGGACCGAGCCCCAGCCGACCAAGCGCCAGTGCTTGTCGATTCGCCGGCTGAGCGCAATCTTTTCGCCGACCTCGGTACAGGCCGGGGAGGTAAGGAAAATCTTGGCCAGGTCGGCCTTGACGCTCATCACACGGCCGCCGGTCGAGGTGGAGCCGATGTTGACCATCAGCACCTCGTTCTTGGCGAGCTTTTGGACCTTGGTCTGCTTTTTGTCGTCCGACTTGACaccgaggaggcggcgcaagaGGAAGTAGTTGATTTCGAGCTCCGTGTAGATCGCAGGGAGCTtgccgacctcgccgagcacctggcCCACGAGACGGTCGGCACGGCAGAGCGTCGGGTCGATCTTGGTACCGACACCGATGAGGCCACCGGGCACGGCAAACTCGAGCTTGTTctgctcggcaaggagcgAGACGATGCGCGAGTAGATCGGGCGGCAGTGGATCTTGCCCTCGCCGTCCTTGGTCACAATACCCGGGCGCACCTCGATCtcctggccgaggcgcaggacacCCGAGAGAATCGAGCCACCGGCGACACCGCCCTTGAGCTCGTCAATCTCCGCACCCGGCTTGTTCACGTCGAAAGAGCGGATGACAATCAGGCGGGGCGTCGCGGTAAagtcgcgcaccggcaccggcacctTTTTGACAATGTTCTCGTTCACCGCGTCAATGTTGTACCTGAGCTGCGCCGAGATGGGCacgatcggcgcgccgtcggcgacggtACCCTTGACGAACGACACAATGCTCTGCCAgtgctcctcggcggcctgctcgcggATCAGGTCGACCTTGTTCTGGAGGATGATGATGTGCTGCAGCTTCATGATCTCGACCGCAGCCAAGTGCTCACTCGTCTGGGGCTGCGGGCACGGCTCGTTGCCGGCAAtgagcaggagcgcggcatCCATGACCGCCGCACCGTTAAGCATGGTCGCCATGAGAATGTCGTGACCAGGGCAGTCGACGAACGAGACGTGGCGCACTAGGTCCATCTTGTGGCCGCAGCCGGGGTTGGGGCAGGGGGGGTGGTCCTCCTTCGACGAGGGGTAGCTCTGGTAGCACTGCGGCCGCAAGCACTTGGGGTTCTCACACTTGAAGATCTTGGCATTCGCGTAACCAAGCTTGATGGTAATGTtgcgcaccagctcgtTCTTGAAACGAACCGTCTGCACACCCGAGATGGCCTTGACCACGGTCGACTTGCCGTGCGCTACGTGACCAATCGTACCGATGTTGATCGTCGCCTGGTTCCGAATGACCTCGGGACTCAGCGGTGTGAGCTTCGTGACATCAAGGTTGATCGCCTGCacgccctcggcgagctccgcgACGTCGGTCATGGTTGAGGAAAACGTTTTCGTTCACGTGACCACTCCTTCTCGTatgcggccgtgcgcctggcgaggagcggcgaGGGGGCtcccggcgccgacgcgcccgccgcgcgtgccggtcgcgcagcaggggCTGCCAGACGATGTGCCACTTGACTGgctgagcgtgcgctcgctgaTGGACCACTGCATGGGCCGCGGAAactggcggcgcgcgacgctgccggCGTACGCGCTCGAGGGCTTCCCGAAACTGGATCGAGAGCGTTctgcgcgcgtgcgcggcgcactgcaAGAGCGTGGGATTGAAGAGAATGCGTTCGTGGCGTGGTACAATAGCATAACACGCGCGACATGGCAGGAAAGCGCAGCGATCCTCGCAACACTGGACGAAATTCCCCCGTTTGtgctccagcgcgcgctcgtgcgcgtcggccacgGGGATGCAGCaagcgcggtgcgcatcgcaGAACGGTGTGTGCCGACGTACTCGGTCGATAATGCGACTCGCATCGTGCATCTCCTCATGGACAAgtgcctcgccgagcggcagtggcacgtcgccgcgcccatgacgcggctcgtcgtccagacggccgccgcatgGCTCGATCGGCGGAATGCACAGCCGCAGCAGGCGGAcgtgctcgtgcagcagTGTGCACGGTACCTGCTCCAGGCAGagcacgacgtgcgcgtgcgcaatgcgctcctcgacctcgtccgTCTTGCACAGACGCGCCTGCCGGCGTCCGCGGCGTGGATCGAGGCGTACATTATGgatcgcgctgcgccgcgcccggggcggcgtgtgcgccgcggcgcagactGGGTCGTGGACCCGACGCtgatcgaggcgctcctcgaaCAAGGCAGCAACACGGCAGGCCTGCTCGATCTGGGTGTGCGTGTCGCGGCCGTGCATCGCGATACAGAGCGTGCAAACGCATGGTTCGCACGTatcgagcccgaggcgcggccCACCGCGGCGTTTCTCCGTGCCCtcgccacgtcgccgcaTTCGGCAGACGTACAGGCGGCATGGGCGCTCTTTGATGCAATGTGCACTGGAAAAGAGGCACAGAGtgcacgcctcgccgacTGGATGCTGATGGTGCGTGCGGCAGCTGGCGATAGCCGCATTCCGGCCCAGCATgtgctcggcctcttgCAGCTCTACGAAGGGCACGCagagagcgccgcgcggggtgcggcgcggtggcacgcgcctgcggcgaTCTGCGAACAGctcgccacgtcgcgcgtcgcacacTCCAGTGCGATGGATGGCTtcttggcgcgcggcgatctgccgcgtgcgctcggcgtgtgGCATGCaatgctgcggcgcggcattGCGCCGGAcgttgcggcgcttgcgtcCGTGTGCAAGGTGCATTTCCGTaccggacgcgccgccgacgccttgcgcgaggtcgcgcgATGGTGCCACGAAGGCGTCGTGCTCCAGGACGGCGTCGGTGGATGGATGCCGATGGCGCCcgaagcgccgcaagatacccccggcacggccgtcgaggcccAGGCCACGCCCCACCGCGTGCAGGCGACAACGTACCTGGCGAATATCGTGCTTGAAGGCCTGCTGCACGTCGGCTCGTTTCATACCCTCTTTCATGtctggcgcgcgctcgggccCGCGCTGCACGTCCGTCCCGATGTTGTGTCGCTCGACCTTGTGCTGCGTGCAGCGATCCTCGATGCGGATAgcgtcgcgggcgaggcgtcgtccgagtcgccgccgctctTTCATCCatacgccgcgcgcgagtacttccggcgcacgctgcacagCCAGCACCCCGAGCTTGCGGCGTGCACGAGTGCACTGGACGCCGCGTCCAAGCACTGGCTCGTGCGtggcgagcagcggctgcggcgctgggagcgctggctcgagcagcgtgtCGCGAAGCTCTtttcgagcgcgccgacgacgaccgcggtcgacgtgccgctGGAGCCAACGCCGGTcgtgctcgatgcgcgtgTCTTTGCGCGGTACGCCATGCTATTGTATACGCTGCGCAGTGTGGGGGGTGGCACCGGCATCTATGAAGAGCTCTTCCGCATCCCGGCGTAcatgcaggcgctcgac
The Malassezia japonica chromosome 2, complete sequence genome window above contains:
- a CDS encoding uncharacterized protein (EggNog:ENOG503PJZ7) gives rise to the protein MRPCAWRGAARGLPAPTRPPRVPVAQQGLPDDVPLDWLSVRSLMDHCMGRGNWRRATLPAYALEGFPKLDRERSARVRGALQERGIEENAFVAWYNSITRATWQESAAILATLDEIPPFVLQRALVRVGHGDAASAVRIAERCVPTYSVDNATRIVHLLMDKCLAERQWHVAAPMTRLVVQTAAAWLDRRNAQPQQADVLVQQCARYLLQAEHDVRVRNALLDLVRLAQTRLPASAAWIEAYIMDRAAPRPGRRVRRGADWVVDPTLIEALLEQGSNTAGLLDLGVRVAAVHRDTERANAWFARIEPEARPTAAFLRALATSPHSADVQAAWALFDAMCTGKEAQSARLADWMLMVRAAAGDSRIPAQHVLGLLQLYEGHAESAARGAARWHAPAAICEQLATSRVAHSSAMDGFLARGDLPRALGVWHAMLRRGIAPDVAALASVCKVHFRTGRAADALREVARWCHEGVVLQDGVGGWMPMAPEAPQDTPGTAVEAQATPHRVQATTYLANIVLEGLLHVGSFHTLFHVWRALGPALHVRPDVVSLDLVLRAAILDADSVAGEASSESPPLFHPYAAREYFRRTLHSQHPELAACTSALDAASKHWLVRGEQRLRRWERWLEQRVAKLFSSAPTTTAVDVPLEPTPVVLDARVFARYAMLLYTLRSVGGGTGIYEELFRIPAYMQALDLAPERSMLCLLYCAQDEVLPPGVASRQGQTPLDVALRQWLDEAEIPGEAEIGEWFRAQSK
- a CDS encoding uncharacterized protein (EggNog:ENOG503NXSF; TransMembrane:4 (o63-84i96-118o130-148i155-175o); COG:U), whose translation is MNYASGLPGWTWGRDTAPPAPPAESNGLLSYLNSGLSGYVPLRSSERSNEEEAYLSLSHWERFLGFLACLAGSGICFLFSFFFLAPPILALRPHKFALAFTLGNVLFMVGFAVLSGPMAQLRHLMSQGRLPFSVAYVSSMIGTLYFALGPRWRLVTFLFALIQLVALLFYLAAYFPGGVTTLRYAGSMLARGGSSLLPL
- the GCD11 gene encoding eukaryotic translation initiation factor 2 subunit gamma (BUSCO:EOG09261TPN; COG:J; EggNog:ENOG503NXAR), with the protein product MTDVAELAEGVQAINLDVTKLTPLSPEVIRNQATINIGTIGHVAHGKSTVVKAISGVQTVRFKNELVRNITIKLGYANAKIFKCENPKCLRPQCYQSYPSSKEDHPPCPNPGCGHKMDLVRHVSFVDCPGHDILMATMLNGAAVMDAALLLIAGNEPCPQPQTSEHLAAVEIMKLQHIIILQNKVDLIREQAAEEHWQSIVSFVKGTVADGAPIVPISAQLRYNIDAVNENIVKKVPVPVRDFTATPRLIVIRSFDVNKPGAEIDELKGGVAGGSILSGVLRLGQEIEVRPGIVTKDGEGKIHCRPIYSRIVSLLAEQNKLEFAVPGGLIGVGTKIDPTLCRADRLVGQVLGEVGKLPAIYTELEINYFLLRRLLGVKSDDKKQTKVQKLAKNEVLMVNIGSTSTGGRVMSVKADLAKIFLTSPACTEVGEKIALSRRIDKHWRLVGWGSVRRGTQLEVDTH
- a CDS encoding uncharacterized protein (COG:S; EggNog:ENOG503P7AE); translated protein: MASELYLKELQNFEAPKKSADAHKGAVREFQQPAAPKQPASATASEITSQLDAFQGYEPDAVPEAARGEEEVAETQDVNAYLAELQADPKLEAHH